A stretch of Desulfovibrio subterraneus DNA encodes these proteins:
- a CDS encoding winged helix-turn-helix transcriptional regulator has product MPELENEIGGVEFEQPCPIRDVLDRIGDQWSLLVLEALETRTLRFNELLRELGDISKQMLSRTLKHLEQDGFILRTVYPEVPPRVEYCLTELGRSFLVPMQTLIGWADANHRAICDARVEYGRKDKR; this is encoded by the coding sequence ATGCCGGAGCTTGAGAACGAAATTGGTGGGGTTGAGTTTGAACAGCCGTGCCCCATACGGGACGTGCTGGACCGCATAGGCGATCAATGGAGTCTGTTGGTACTGGAAGCGCTGGAAACCAGAACCTTGCGTTTCAACGAGTTGTTGCGCGAATTAGGGGATATCTCCAAGCAGATGCTTTCCAGAACATTGAAGCATCTGGAACAGGACGGTTTCATCTTGCGCACCGTGTATCCGGAAGTGCCGCCGCGTGTGGAATATTGCCTGACAGAGCTTGGCCGCTCGTTTCTGGTTCCCATGCAGACACTGATCGGCTGGGCGGATGCCAACCACCGGGCAATCTGTGACGCGCGGGTCGAGTATGGCCGTAAGGACAAACGGTGA
- a CDS encoding PEP/pyruvate-binding domain-containing protein, with translation MQQFCYVHRSGTESRFAQYKELMASKVRNILLVSTPYDAWVMEEDCKLSERLVSEYRGLNLSQPPSLTWVSSFAEVPEQLDMHACDMLILMSNFTEEDLHSLKKAVKEPHPDLPVVMLTHQRIENPAEYREYGVDRSFVWTGNADLLLAIVKLSEDRRNAERDTEFAGVRVIIVVEDSPDYISSLLPILYRELVLQAQQVIHEGLNQEHRLLAMRARPKILVADNYERAMEYFRKYEHYVLGVISDVRFPMDGTVVADAGVQLLKQIRTERADIPLLLTSSESVNAARAAEVPAFFVDKNSPFLLAEVRRFVSEQLGFGDFVFRDAEGGEIGRATSMYGVEKMLRTIPDDVFLAHCSRNDFSRWFFARNEFELACAMRPLTNADFTDALTQRDFLLTLIRDRIRDRQRGVVVSFHAADFDPGTDFLKMGKGSLGGKSRGLAFLFRLLTQNGWLQEKYHDVQISPPRTLAVGVDGFEAFIRNNNLKYLAKTDVPDAEVARLFLAGKMPGWLEHHVRLYLREVNYPITIRSSSLLEDAQYQAYAGLYATFMLPNNHPDPQERLRQTLRAIRLVFASTYYQAPKAFSRRVKLRTDEEKMGVVIQEVVGQQYGEYFYPAISGVAQSHNYYPFGRMDTDDGVASIAMGLGKMVMDGGQILRFSPKHPQLLPQFAKDADMMRNSQTGFYSLYMGGASAAWEPADTGPAAGPSAVAASGAAPVSVAGAGVPDSPDRVVLREVYEAEPDGPISIVASSYDPREGVLRDTASAPGAKVLLFSQVLRHDSFPLPGILRDVLSMAEQAMGGPVEVEFAVDLPVSEAQRRKQEETGYPRGRFALLQLRPMSARAEVRKVTVTDEERQRAFCYSRNALGNAERRDIRDIVFVRPDAFDAAHTRDIAQEIGQMNRVLQDEGRPYLLIGFGRWGSADAWLGIPVGWQDICGVGAMIETSTETLKVEPSQGSHFFHNITTLGINYIMVEGKGEETLDWAWLGSLPEVSRGTSISRVQLDDPLLLKVDGRSSQCVILAEKQSGGAGSAVLPGIAGEVSDVGEADGNAPVSKTCKRDVFHV, from the coding sequence ATGCAGCAATTCTGTTATGTCCACCGCAGCGGCACCGAGAGCAGGTTTGCCCAGTACAAGGAACTCATGGCGAGCAAGGTGCGCAACATCCTGCTTGTCTCCACGCCGTATGATGCGTGGGTGATGGAAGAAGACTGCAAACTTTCCGAGCGACTTGTCAGCGAATATCGCGGGCTCAACCTGAGCCAGCCCCCCAGCCTTACATGGGTGTCTTCTTTTGCCGAGGTGCCTGAGCAGCTGGATATGCATGCCTGCGACATGCTTATCCTCATGTCCAATTTTACCGAAGAAGACCTGCATTCCCTGAAAAAGGCGGTGAAGGAACCGCATCCGGACCTGCCGGTGGTCATGCTCACGCACCAGCGTATAGAGAATCCGGCAGAATACCGCGAATACGGGGTGGACAGATCCTTTGTCTGGACCGGCAACGCCGACCTGCTGCTTGCCATCGTCAAACTCTCCGAAGACCGGCGCAATGCCGAACGCGATACCGAATTTGCAGGGGTGCGCGTCATCATCGTGGTGGAAGATTCGCCGGACTACATATCCTCGCTGCTGCCCATTCTGTACAGAGAGCTTGTTCTGCAGGCGCAGCAGGTTATTCACGAGGGGCTCAATCAGGAACACCGTCTGCTGGCCATGCGCGCCCGTCCCAAGATTCTGGTGGCGGACAATTATGAAAGGGCCATGGAGTATTTCAGAAAGTATGAGCACTACGTGCTGGGTGTCATTTCCGACGTGCGATTTCCCATGGATGGCACCGTGGTGGCCGATGCCGGAGTGCAACTGCTGAAGCAGATACGGACCGAGAGAGCGGACATACCGCTGCTGCTCACCAGCTCGGAATCAGTAAACGCGGCACGGGCTGCTGAAGTTCCTGCCTTTTTCGTGGACAAGAATTCCCCCTTTCTGCTTGCCGAGGTGCGGCGCTTTGTATCCGAGCAGCTCGGGTTCGGTGACTTTGTCTTCCGTGATGCCGAAGGCGGTGAGATTGGCCGCGCCACCAGCATGTACGGTGTGGAAAAGATGCTCAGAACCATCCCCGATGATGTGTTTCTCGCCCACTGCAGCCGCAACGATTTTTCCCGCTGGTTTTTTGCGCGTAACGAGTTCGAGCTGGCGTGCGCCATGCGTCCGCTGACCAATGCGGACTTTACCGATGCGCTGACGCAGCGGGATTTTTTGCTCACCCTTATCCGCGACCGCATCCGCGACAGGCAGCGCGGGGTTGTGGTTTCCTTCCACGCGGCAGACTTTGATCCGGGAACGGATTTTCTCAAGATGGGCAAGGGCTCGCTGGGCGGCAAATCCCGCGGGCTGGCCTTTCTCTTCCGCCTGCTCACGCAGAATGGCTGGCTGCAGGAAAAGTATCATGATGTGCAAATTTCTCCGCCGCGCACACTGGCCGTGGGGGTGGATGGCTTTGAAGCCTTTATACGCAACAACAACCTGAAATACCTTGCCAAGACCGATGTGCCGGACGCCGAGGTTGCCCGCCTGTTTCTTGCTGGCAAGATGCCCGGCTGGCTGGAACACCACGTGCGGCTGTATCTGCGCGAGGTGAACTACCCCATCACCATCCGGTCCTCCAGCCTGCTGGAAGACGCCCAGTATCAGGCCTATGCGGGGCTGTATGCCACGTTCATGCTGCCCAACAATCATCCCGACCCGCAGGAACGGCTGCGCCAGACCCTGCGGGCCATACGGCTGGTTTTTGCATCCACCTACTATCAGGCACCCAAGGCTTTTTCGCGGCGTGTGAAGCTCAGAACCGACGAAGAGAAAATGGGCGTCGTGATTCAGGAGGTGGTGGGGCAGCAGTACGGCGAATATTTCTATCCGGCCATTTCCGGTGTGGCCCAGTCGCACAACTATTACCCCTTCGGCCGGATGGACACAGACGACGGCGTGGCATCCATTGCCATGGGGCTGGGAAAAATGGTCATGGATGGCGGCCAGATTTTGCGGTTCTCCCCCAAACATCCCCAGTTGCTGCCGCAGTTCGCCAAGGATGCGGACATGATGCGCAACTCGCAGACCGGTTTCTACAGTCTGTATATGGGAGGCGCATCCGCAGCATGGGAACCGGCGGATACGGGACCGGCTGCAGGACCATCGGCGGTGGCAGCTTCCGGAGCTGCGCCGGTATCTGTCGCAGGCGCGGGTGTTCCGGATTCCCCGGACCGTGTGGTCCTGCGCGAGGTGTATGAGGCGGAACCGGACGGGCCTATCTCGATTGTGGCAAGTTCCTATGACCCGCGAGAAGGCGTGCTGCGGGATACGGCCTCTGCCCCCGGTGCAAAGGTGCTGCTGTTCTCGCAGGTGCTGCGGCATGACTCCTTCCCCCTGCCAGGCATACTGCGCGATGTTCTTTCCATGGCGGAGCAGGCCATGGGCGGGCCGGTGGAGGTGGAATTTGCCGTGGACCTGCCTGTGAGTGAAGCGCAGCGCAGAAAGCAGGAGGAAACAGGCTACCCGAGGGGGCGCTTTGCCTTGCTGCAGTTGCGCCCCATGAGCGCAAGGGCGGAAGTGCGCAAGGTCACAGTGACGGATGAGGAGCGCCAACGTGCCTTCTGCTACTCCCGCAACGCCTTGGGCAACGCGGAGCGCAGGGATATCCGCGATATAGTGTTCGTCAGGCCGGATGCCTTTGATGCGGCGCATACGCGTGACATAGCACAGGAGATAGGGCAGATGAACCGTGTGCTGCAGGACGAAGGCCGTCCCTATCTGCTCATCGGCTTCGGGCGCTGGGGGTCTGCGGATGCATGGCTCGGCATTCCCGTGGGGTGGCAGGATATATGCGGGGTCGGGGCCATGATTGAAACCTCAACGGAGACGCTGAAGGTGGAACCTTCTCAGGGCTCGCATTTCTTCCACAATATCACTACACTGGGCATCAATTATATCATGGTGGAAGGCAAGGGCGAGGAAACTCTGGACTGGGCGTGGCTCGGCAGCCTGCCCGAAGTATCCCGGGGAACCTCTATTTCGCGTGTGCAGCTGGATGATCCGCTGCTTCTCAAGGTGGACGGCCGTTCTTCGCAATGTGTGATACTGGCCGAAAAGCAGAGCGGAGGGGCCGGCAGCGCTGTCCTGCCCGGTATTGCCGGAGAGGTTTCGGATGTCGGAGAAGCGGACGGGAATGCACCCGTCAGCAAGACCTGTAAGAGGGATGTATTCCATGTTTGA
- a CDS encoding NAD(P)-dependent oxidoreductase, with amino-acid sequence MKIAIIGATGFVGAPILREAVSRGHQVLALTRNAKNIPATGSVAVEKVDVHDTAALAQAIAGYDVVIHAFAPPRSDSMETRIARQAQGTGSIIKAIKQSGVPRLVAVGGAGTAEVAPGVPLMNSYFFPPEYEGGARSTAVIKDLLQSEDAFDWVFISPPNFLEEGPRTGSYRTGKDNLIIELSTGRSYMSTADYAVAMLDEIETPRHHRQRFTVGT; translated from the coding sequence ATGAAAATAGCGATTATCGGTGCGACAGGTTTTGTGGGCGCCCCCATATTGCGAGAGGCCGTCTCGCGGGGGCACCAAGTGCTGGCCCTTACGCGCAACGCGAAGAATATCCCCGCGACCGGCTCCGTAGCAGTAGAGAAGGTTGACGTACACGACACCGCAGCTCTTGCGCAGGCAATAGCCGGCTATGATGTGGTCATACACGCATTTGCCCCTCCACGTTCGGATTCCATGGAAACGCGCATAGCCCGCCAGGCGCAAGGTACCGGGAGCATCATCAAAGCCATCAAGCAATCGGGAGTCCCGAGATTGGTGGCAGTGGGCGGCGCAGGAACTGCCGAAGTGGCACCCGGAGTGCCGTTGATGAACAGCTACTTCTTCCCGCCGGAATATGAAGGTGGCGCACGCTCCACAGCTGTCATCAAAGACCTGCTTCAATCCGAAGACGCCTTTGACTGGGTGTTCATCTCGCCGCCGAACTTTCTGGAAGAAGGACCACGTACCGGGAGCTATAGAACCGGAAAAGACAATCTGATCATAGAGCTTTCAACCGGGCGCAGTTACATGAGCACTGCAGACTATGCGGTTGCCATGCTGGACGAGATAGAAACGCCCAGACACCACCGGCAGCGGTTTACTGTGGGCACCTAA
- a CDS encoding sensor domain-containing diguanylate cyclase — MMSLVSDRIKLVAALCGIMLTGFILLGVVNYNVSQRYIREELVNSSLPLLRDTIYSEIHADLMQPIHVASVMANDTFLRDWVLEGEQDPPRVIRYLQRIHEEYGFFSSFFVSTATSRYYHFRNVLKDVNPDNAHDSWFYDFLASGLTMRLDVDTNEAAENELTVFINYRVRDAASRTIGVTGVGLRMATLAKVFSDYKRLHGKTVFMVDGKGVVQVHPDITLIRGVSLAKMTSPEVAAGVLAAKEVPADFEFRGADGGVYLTSRYIPEIDWYIIVQQAEYDVMASARDNFIRTVAAGAVVTLAVLLVSLMTVHRYQKRLESVTLVDSLTGLPNRRALEQRFNIQLSQLSRGGEVFSLAVLDLNDFKSINDTYGHLVGDRILQEVGRLAGNVFRETDMLARWGGDEFMLLVMGGAASANNVVHRFNTVLAQTPLAEVKGVPLRIQMSCGLTTVLPSDTLDSAYLRADRAMYDAKREHTLECRVGD; from the coding sequence ATGATGTCTCTTGTTTCTGACAGAATAAAGCTCGTTGCAGCCCTGTGCGGGATTATGCTTACGGGCTTCATCTTACTTGGTGTGGTGAATTACAACGTCTCCCAGCGTTACATACGCGAGGAATTGGTCAATTCCTCCCTGCCCCTGCTGCGCGATACCATATATTCCGAGATTCATGCAGATCTCATGCAGCCCATTCACGTGGCATCGGTCATGGCAAACGATACCTTTCTGCGGGACTGGGTGCTGGAAGGGGAGCAGGATCCGCCCAGAGTCATAAGATACCTGCAGCGCATTCACGAGGAGTATGGATTTTTCTCCTCGTTTTTTGTGTCAACGGCAACCAGCCGGTACTATCACTTCAGGAACGTGCTCAAGGATGTGAACCCGGATAACGCCCACGACAGCTGGTTTTACGACTTTCTCGCTTCCGGCCTGACCATGCGGCTTGATGTGGACACCAACGAGGCTGCTGAGAACGAGCTGACGGTGTTCATCAACTACCGGGTGCGTGACGCAGCCTCTCGTACCATTGGTGTGACCGGCGTGGGGCTGCGCATGGCCACTCTTGCCAAGGTGTTCAGCGACTACAAGCGGCTGCACGGCAAAACAGTGTTCATGGTGGACGGCAAGGGCGTGGTGCAGGTGCACCCCGATATCACGCTGATCAGGGGTGTCTCGCTTGCGAAGATGACATCGCCGGAGGTCGCGGCAGGGGTTCTGGCCGCCAAAGAGGTGCCAGCCGACTTCGAGTTCAGGGGAGCAGATGGCGGGGTGTATCTTACCTCGCGCTATATCCCGGAAATCGATTGGTATATTATTGTGCAGCAGGCGGAGTACGATGTCATGGCCTCGGCCCGCGACAACTTCATCCGCACCGTTGCGGCGGGGGCCGTGGTGACGCTGGCCGTTCTGCTGGTGAGCCTCATGACCGTGCACCGCTATCAGAAGCGGCTTGAATCCGTTACGCTTGTGGACTCCCTGACCGGACTTCCCAACCGCCGCGCTCTTGAGCAGCGTTTCAACATACAGCTTTCACAGCTGAGCCGCGGCGGAGAAGTGTTCTCTCTGGCTGTTCTGGATCTGAATGACTTCAAGTCCATTAACGACACCTATGGGCATCTCGTGGGCGACCGCATTCTTCAGGAAGTAGGACGGTTGGCCGGCAACGTGTTCAGGGAAACCGACATGCTTGCCCGCTGGGGCGGCGATGAGTTCATGTTGCTTGTCATGGGCGGAGCGGCCAGTGCCAACAACGTTGTGCACAGGTTCAACACCGTGCTCGCACAGACGCCGCTGGCGGAAGTGAAGGGAGTTCCCCTTCGCATTCAGATGAGTTGCGGGCTGACCACGGTGCTGCCTTCTGATACACTGGATTCTGCCTATCTTCGGGCAGACAGGGCCATGTATGACGCCAAGCGCGAGCATACGCTTGAATGCAGGGTAGGGGACTGA
- a CDS encoding nuclear transport factor 2 family protein → MISLKQTILAGAAMLLALAGTANAQPVRDIKTEEANRVLVLKFYDTFFNKHQVDEAAKVVADNYIQHNPTVPDGKEPFVSYFRSFFNENPESKVRIVRSAVDGDIVWLHIHSVNKAKDTGEAVVDIFRVQNGMIVEHWDVIQPVPQTAENTNTMF, encoded by the coding sequence ATGATATCTCTGAAGCAAACCATTCTGGCAGGCGCTGCCATGCTGCTGGCTCTGGCCGGAACCGCCAACGCTCAACCTGTTCGCGACATCAAGACGGAAGAAGCAAACCGGGTACTGGTTCTGAAATTTTACGACACGTTCTTCAACAAGCATCAAGTAGATGAAGCCGCGAAAGTGGTGGCCGACAACTACATTCAGCACAACCCCACTGTACCGGACGGAAAAGAGCCGTTCGTTTCATACTTCCGGAGCTTCTTCAACGAAAACCCCGAATCGAAGGTGCGCATCGTGCGCAGTGCGGTCGATGGCGACATAGTGTGGCTGCACATCCATTCGGTTAACAAGGCCAAGGATACCGGCGAGGCCGTTGTCGACATCTTCCGCGTACAAAACGGCATGATCGTCGAGCATTGGGATGTCATTCAGCCGGTGCCGCAAACTGCGGAAAATACCAACACCATGTTCTAA
- the corA gene encoding magnesium/cobalt transporter CorA gives MFESVRHNSMKRGEAPGTAIYSGTDKDFAPSLLCVDYSADAMVEQVLPYPFELPAQAEGMDRLLLMSGLHEAEQVQALAERYGMHPLAVEDVLNTGHRPSMDEYDDHVVISLRHIEYDRNAVRLRERHVSIVCREGVVIGFLEERDSIWEGLLNRLRKGKGRIRKFGSMYLAIAMLDVLVDGYFGVISTIGADVEALEESLGEDGADEETLMRIYALKRIVVALRNALLPAQQALSALHRNEEVEISEDVEPFFGDVKGHADQVVEAVQALHDLLSGLLDLQISLAGMRMNNVMKFLTVIATIFIPLTFIAGLYGMNFRYMPELDWRYGYPAALVIMLAVGGVMLYYFRKNKWL, from the coding sequence ATGTTTGAATCGGTGCGCCATAATTCCATGAAACGGGGTGAGGCTCCGGGCACGGCCATATATTCCGGAACAGATAAGGACTTTGCTCCTTCTCTGCTGTGCGTGGATTATTCCGCAGATGCCATGGTGGAACAGGTGCTGCCGTATCCCTTTGAGCTGCCCGCGCAGGCAGAAGGCATGGACAGACTGCTGCTCATGTCCGGCCTGCATGAGGCCGAACAGGTGCAGGCGCTGGCAGAGCGCTACGGCATGCACCCTCTGGCCGTGGAAGATGTCCTCAACACTGGGCACCGGCCCAGCATGGACGAATATGACGACCATGTGGTCATTTCCCTGCGCCATATAGAATACGACAGGAATGCCGTACGCCTCAGAGAGCGGCACGTGTCCATTGTCTGCCGTGAAGGGGTGGTGATCGGCTTTCTGGAAGAACGGGACAGCATATGGGAAGGACTTCTGAACCGCCTGCGCAAGGGAAAGGGGCGCATTCGCAAGTTCGGCTCCATGTATCTGGCCATTGCCATGCTGGATGTGCTGGTGGATGGGTATTTTGGCGTCATAAGTACCATAGGGGCCGATGTTGAGGCGCTGGAAGAAAGCCTTGGCGAGGATGGAGCGGATGAAGAGACGCTCATGCGCATCTACGCGTTGAAGCGGATTGTGGTTGCCCTGCGCAATGCCCTGCTGCCTGCCCAGCAGGCCCTGAGCGCGCTGCACCGTAACGAGGAAGTGGAGATAAGCGAGGATGTGGAGCCCTTCTTCGGAGACGTGAAGGGACACGCCGATCAGGTGGTGGAAGCCGTGCAGGCCCTGCACGACCTGCTGTCCGGCCTGCTTGATCTGCAGATTTCCCTTGCGGGCATGCGCATGAACAATGTGATGAAATTTCTTACGGTCATTGCCACCATATTCATTCCCCTGACCTTTATTGCAGGACTGTATGGCATGAACTTCCGGTATATGCCGGAGCTGGACTGGCGTTACGGGTATCCTGCCGCGCTTGTCATTATGCTCGCTGTGGGCGGAGTGATGCTGTATTATTTCAGAAAGAACAAATGGCTGTAG
- a CDS encoding FAD-binding and (Fe-S)-binding domain-containing protein, which produces MPHKGPHISISSESLVNRVLRIDLDEFEDWPEAVRETAIALAEELFLVRYNPFIDAETVRQSVQTRFDQAVPSLAHHYATTLREGLTMFWSSFDSDMAFREELIKRIGQVVPKDRIDTRPGSLVECSTDATDLRMELPLLVVAPSSAEEVSAVVRLANEMKFALIPRGGASGCTGGAIPARKRTVVMTLQKLSRIKDVDPAAMTLTVEAGVITASAIKAAADKNLLFTVDPASKTASTIGGNIAENSGGPFAFEYGTTLDNILSYRMVTPTGEIVDVERVNHPRHKIMEDETAVFEVKDISGGVRTVITLKGDEIRKPGLGKDVTNKFLGGLPGVQKEGTDGVIVEGCFICHAQQKHFRVVVLEFFGRSMHNAMLVIKEVVALRNTIRTQGDLVKISALEEFGVKYVEAIEYQKKSTLYEGTPISVLILQLDSNDEDALEKSVRDIVEICAPFDQVDAFVAKDAAEAEHFWEDRHKLSAIARRTSGFKINEDIVIPIDVIPDFSDFIEALNQKCMGKAYRAALQDVGRVHGMPLEDKSMNREFTYASKVAQGKIPTSELSDQEMLERAAAYFDELAEAHPNLKRHFQKIYDHMLATRIIIANHMHAGDGNCHVNIPVNSNDPVMLHNAEEVADEVMAKAQEMHGEVTGEHGIGITKIKFLSEEKMQALKTFKSRVDPHSIMNPAKLTQRETPVKPFTFSFNRLIRDIQASGLADKDRLIGLLTNIQVCTRCGKCKQVCPMFFPEKSLQFHPRNKNLSLGALLEAVYYSQVNKGKPDEGLLTQLRKMMEHCTGCGKCTAVCPVKINSSSVALELRAFVDEEGAGGHPIKSKVLDYLSRDIHSRVPRAAKMAAMGQKMQNRALKFIPASWRSGLENPLFSGPGPEMGYRSLAEAIKLEKGSIFIPKSRSGNAPQHALDAVFYFPGCGGSLFYRNIGLAGLMLLLKAGYAVIMPEEHQCCGYPLLAAGKDTIYKQNRERNIISMKTLFDKAAAQGLNVTCVATACGSCREALEKYELPANLKAGLVHKDIVQIITEQDGKEGGLQIPRFAQGQPLLYHAACHAEWSGVHKVKAGGIYQKALAEMTGAKVVLNPGCCGESGMGAMTNPDIYNKLRTRKQQNLESGLTGYPEGAPVVVGCPSCKVGIARSFINMHEKRPVLHTLEYLAANMYGEDWKKTFKRLATDALNGNAVRVVDDSAL; this is translated from the coding sequence ATGCCGCACAAAGGTCCACACATATCCATTAGTTCCGAATCGTTAGTGAACCGGGTGCTGCGTATTGATCTTGACGAGTTCGAGGACTGGCCGGAAGCCGTCCGTGAAACGGCCATCGCGCTGGCCGAAGAACTTTTTCTCGTCCGATACAACCCATTCATCGACGCCGAAACCGTCCGCCAGAGCGTGCAGACCCGATTCGATCAGGCTGTTCCCAGTCTGGCGCATCACTACGCCACCACGCTCCGCGAAGGGCTTACCATGTTCTGGAGTTCCTTCGACTCCGACATGGCATTTCGTGAAGAACTCATCAAACGCATCGGGCAGGTGGTTCCCAAAGACCGCATAGATACCCGCCCCGGTTCGCTCGTGGAATGTTCCACAGACGCCACCGACCTGCGCATGGAACTTCCTTTGCTGGTGGTCGCGCCCTCCAGTGCCGAGGAAGTGAGCGCCGTGGTGCGCCTTGCCAACGAGATGAAGTTCGCGCTCATCCCGCGTGGCGGTGCATCCGGCTGTACGGGCGGTGCCATTCCCGCCCGCAAGCGTACTGTGGTCATGACGCTGCAGAAGCTCAGCCGCATCAAGGATGTGGACCCCGCCGCCATGACCCTGACCGTGGAAGCCGGTGTTATCACCGCTTCCGCCATCAAGGCCGCAGCGGACAAGAACCTGCTTTTCACGGTGGATCCCGCCTCCAAGACGGCATCCACCATCGGCGGCAATATTGCGGAAAACTCCGGCGGCCCCTTCGCTTTCGAATACGGCACCACGCTGGACAATATTCTTTCCTACCGCATGGTCACCCCCACAGGGGAAATCGTGGACGTGGAGCGTGTGAACCACCCCCGCCACAAGATCATGGAAGATGAAACTGCCGTCTTTGAAGTGAAGGACATTTCCGGCGGCGTGCGCACGGTCATCACCCTGAAGGGCGATGAAATCCGCAAGCCCGGCCTCGGCAAGGACGTGACCAACAAGTTCCTCGGCGGCCTGCCCGGTGTGCAGAAAGAAGGCACCGACGGCGTCATCGTCGAAGGCTGCTTCATCTGCCATGCGCAGCAGAAGCACTTCCGCGTGGTGGTGCTGGAGTTCTTCGGACGCTCCATGCACAACGCCATGCTCGTCATCAAGGAAGTTGTGGCCCTGCGTAACACCATCCGCACACAGGGCGATCTGGTCAAGATTTCCGCCCTTGAGGAATTCGGCGTCAAATACGTTGAGGCCATTGAATACCAGAAGAAATCCACCCTGTACGAAGGCACGCCCATTTCCGTGCTCATTCTGCAGCTCGACTCCAACGACGAAGATGCGCTGGAAAAGAGCGTGCGCGACATCGTGGAAATCTGCGCACCCTTTGATCAGGTGGACGCCTTTGTGGCCAAGGACGCAGCCGAGGCAGAGCACTTCTGGGAAGACCGGCACAAGCTCTCCGCCATTGCCCGGCGCACCTCCGGCTTCAAAATCAACGAAGACATCGTTATTCCCATAGACGTCATTCCCGATTTCTCGGACTTCATCGAAGCCCTGAACCAGAAGTGCATGGGCAAGGCATACCGCGCCGCCCTGCAGGACGTGGGCCGCGTGCACGGCATGCCGCTGGAAGACAAGTCCATGAACCGGGAATTCACTTATGCCTCCAAGGTGGCTCAGGGCAAGATTCCCACCTCCGAGCTTTCCGATCAGGAAATGCTGGAGCGTGCGGCAGCGTATTTTGACGAACTTGCCGAAGCGCACCCGAACCTGAAGCGGCATTTCCAGAAAATCTACGACCACATGCTGGCCACGCGCATCATCATCGCCAACCACATGCATGCGGGCGACGGCAACTGTCACGTGAACATTCCCGTGAACTCCAACGACCCCGTCATGCTGCACAACGCCGAAGAAGTGGCCGACGAGGTCATGGCCAAGGCGCAGGAAATGCATGGCGAGGTAACGGGCGAGCACGGCATAGGTATTACCAAGATCAAGTTCCTGTCTGAAGAGAAGATGCAGGCGCTCAAGACCTTCAAGAGCAGAGTGGACCCCCACTCCATCATGAACCCTGCCAAGCTTACCCAGCGCGAAACGCCGGTTAAGCCCTTCACCTTCTCCTTCAACAGGCTCATCAGGGATATCCAGGCCTCCGGTCTGGCGGACAAGGACCGCCTCATCGGCCTGCTCACGAACATTCAGGTCTGCACCCGCTGCGGCAAATGCAAGCAGGTGTGCCCCATGTTCTTCCCCGAAAAGTCGCTGCAGTTCCACCCGCGCAACAAGAACCTGAGCCTCGGCGCACTGCTTGAGGCTGTGTATTATTCGCAGGTGAACAAGGGCAAGCCGGATGAAGGCCTGCTCACCCAGCTGCGCAAGATGATGGAACACTGCACCGGCTGCGGCAAGTGTACCGCCGTGTGCCCTGTGAAGATAAACTCTTCCAGCGTGGCGCTTGAACTGCGTGCCTTTGTGGATGAAGAAGGCGCTGGCGGTCACCCCATCAAGTCCAAGGTGCTGGATTATCTCTCCAGAGACATCCATTCCCGCGTGCCCCGGGCCGCCAAGATGGCCGCAATGGGACAGAAGATGCAGAACAGGGCGCTCAAGTTCATTCCGGCTTCATGGCGCTCCGGCCTTGAGAACCCGCTGTTCTCCGGCCCCGGCCCCGAGATGGGCTACCGCAGCCTTGCGGAGGCCATTAAGCTTGAGAAGGGTTCCATCTTCATTCCCAAGTCGCGCTCGGGCAACGCGCCCCAGCATGCCCTGGACGCCGTGTTCTACTTCCCCGGCTGCGGTGGTTCGCTGTTCTACCGCAACATAGGCCTTGCAGGGCTCATGCTGCTGCTCAAGGCAGGCTACGCCGTCATCATGCCTGAAGAGCACCAGTGCTGCGGCTATCCGCTGCTGGCGGCCGGCAAGGACACGATCTACAAGCAGAACCGCGAACGCAACATCATTTCCATGAAGACGCTGTTCGACAAGGCTGCGGCGCAGGGCCTGAACGTGACCTGCGTGGCCACGGCCTGCGGTTCCTGCCGCGAAGCGCTGGAAAAGTATGAGCTGCCTGCCAACCTGAAGGCCGGTCTTGTGCACAAGGACATCGTGCAGATCATCACCGAGCAGGATGGCAAGGAAGGCGGACTGCAGATTCCCCGCTTTGCGCAGGGTCAGCCCCTGCTGTATCATGCGGCCTGCCATGCGGAATGGAGCGGCGTGCACAAAGTGAAGGCGGGCGGAATATACCAGAAGGCCCTTGCAGAGATGACCGGAGCCAAGGTTGTGCTCAACCCCGGCTGCTGCGGCGAATCGGGCATGGGTGCCATGACCAACCCCGACATCTACAACAAGCTGCGCACCCGCAAGCAGCAGAATCTGGAATCAGGTCTCACCGGGTATCCGGAAGGCGCTCCCGTTGTGGTGGGCTGCCCCTCATGCAAGGTGGGCATTGCCCGGAGCTTCATCAACATGCATGAAAAGCGCCCCGTGCTGCATACCCTTGAGTACCTTGCGGCCAACATGTACGGCGAGGACTGGAAAAAGACCTTCAAACGCCTTGCCACCGATGCGCTGAACGGCAATGCCGTCCGCGTTGTGGACGACAGCGCTCTTTAG